In Deltaproteobacteria bacterium, the following proteins share a genomic window:
- a CDS encoding HU family DNA-binding protein, with protein sequence MNKGDLVDKMAQAAGITKSAADTALNAFMESVVEALKSGDKVTLVGFGTFHVSERKARKGRNPRTGKPIEIAAKKAPKFKPGTKLVNSVS encoded by the coding sequence ATGAACAAAGGGGATCTTGTGGACAAAATGGCGCAGGCGGCCGGAATCACGAAAAGCGCAGCTGATACGGCATTAAACGCCTTCATGGAAAGCGTTGTGGAGGCTTTGAAGTCGGGAGACAAGGTGACGCTGGTGGGTTTTGGAACATTTCATGTCAGCGAAAGAAAGGCGAGAAAGGGACGCAATCCCCGTACTGGAAAGCCCATTGAAATAGCCGCCAAAAAGGCCCCTAAATTCAAACCCGGAACAAAGTTGGTCAACTCCGTCTCTTAA